The genomic interval AAGATAGTAAGCTTCTCTTCACactataaaaacaaaattttggaacATCTGAAAGAATAAATTTATCTAAGGAGGAATCCACCCAAACAAATTAACACTAATCAGAGTGGACAGAAAGCTGAAAAGGGCATCAAAAGCAGAATACAATGCCAGTTAAGTTTTGTGGACAGAATCTTAAACTATTTGAATAACAGGTTGGTCAACATATCAGAGTGGAGCAGATGCATGCCATGGGAAGGTAGGCCCAGCATGCAAGTTATAGTAGTCTAGTGATAGTACCTTCAGATGATGATATGTCTCAGAACCCATCTGCATTGCTTCTTCAAAGTTTTTGGCACCAACAGGAAGGATCATAATTTCCTATAAAGAAGCAACTTTACTTGCAggtctcaaaaaaaatatatgacaaCATAGCAAGATGTTGATCTACCTGGACTATCTTAACATGTtccaagagaaaaagaaaacttcaAACAATGAAAGAAACATGGGAATAACAAATTTAAACTTTGCAGATTTCTTAATGGAATCTGCAGAAAAGAGTGATCCAGTAATTTGCAGAGAAATGTTGGCTAAGAAAGGTAATTCTACAGGTTTAGTGAGAATACTTGAATAGGGAGACTGTTTCCAGCATGTGTTCCTCCATTAATGACTGTAATTGCAGGGATGGGAAGTGTCGTAGCGCTTTTCCCAACAAGTTCTGCTATATGCTTGTACAATGGAACCTGCACAGAAATAAGCAACCAACTATAAGAATGCATTGCCATATCCAACACCTTCTTTTAACCCAGAACCGTGGTGATTTTATACAGAACTATTACCTCTTTTTCAGCAGCACCTGCTTTACAAGCTGCAATTGATACAGCCAACATAGAATTCACTCCAATCTCAGCCTACATGATGCAGTGTCAATAGTTATTAAAGCAGGACAATTACAAGCGATAGAAGCTGTACTGAGCTGGCTGCTACAAAGTTAGGCTTGACAGTAAAGTGAGATGGTAGTAAAGAGGAGtagacattaaaaaaaattatagaaaacaacacatcaattattttcatCATTAAATCTACATGGAACAAACCAATGTTAATAACTGTCATGTGGCTGATTATACAGATCGATCGACTGTTTGTGGTAAAGCACAACCCTTGAATAATCTCTCATTATAACTCTCATCAAATAGAGCTCAGCAATGTAGGATCAGGTTAATTCCATAGAGTGAGAAGAGATATCGATTGGGGTTTTAGGGATTTACCTTGTGATGCGCCTTGTCCAAGTCCATGATGGCCTGGTCGATCTGCGACTGCTGCTGCGGATCCATTCCCACAAGCGCCTCCGACACCTTGTCGTTGATCACCCGCACCGCATCGGCGACCGCCCTGGCGAGCAGCTTCCGCTTCTCGGCGTCcctgacggcgtcggcggcggcgccctcgggggcgtccgcggcggccgcggaggcgcGGTGCACGGCCTTGTTGGTGTGGAGGCTGACCTCCACGGCGGGCTCCCCGCGGCCGTCGAGGATCTGGCGCGCCCGCACGCTCGTGATcacggccggcgccgcccggcGCATGTGGTTGGAGATGAAGAGCACCGGGTCGGGGGCCTTGGCGCGGACCGCCGCGTTCACGGCCTCCTCGATCTTGCGCGACAGCAGGTGCTTCTCCAGGTACTCCTGCACCGACATGGCTgaggctgcggcggtggcggcgtcgtcccgcgctgctcctcctctcgccacgcttcccccctctctctggCTCTCTCCTCCCGCGCCCTCTGCCTCTGCTCGTCGGCTCGTCGCCTCCAGCTGCCGGGATCGCTAGGCCGTGGACATTGGCCGAACTCGAGGAAGGGGAGGCTCGAGACGAGAAGTCGAGAGTCCTCGGACCAGTGCGTGCGTTTGGGTAGGCGTGGGCCAGTTTCACGATGGGCCGGAGCCCATTTGTGTAAGCTTGTACCATGGGCTGAGTACACACTGTGTCTATGGGCCATTGACTAGGAGAAGCCCAGCCCGGTGGTCATTTCCTTCCCATTGTCTTCAAGGAAAAAAATCGGATCAAGCACTCCAATTTTGGACTGGAAGTTGCTGGATATCTCGAGTTTGGAAGCAGAGAATTAACTGCACATGCAGTTgagtcactgatatgtgggccccattTTACTATGGCCCACATATCAGTCACAGCAGTTAAGTCAGAGCATCCTTTCCCTCGAGTTTGTTCTGGACGATTCGGGTCGTGCTGGTAACCTGAACTGTTCCGTTCGTAATCTACCGAGCCCAGAACCAAGTCCAGCATTTTCGAGTCTATCCAGGAATAGAAGAGAACTATCGAGAAGCTGCTTTCCTCTCAATCCTTATCATTCCCCCGCCGCATATAAGAACGCCATCCCCTCCTCGACAGATATCCAAGCAAAGCGAGAAAAGAAGCCAGCGATCGAAAGACCAAGCTTCCAAAAATCCGCTTCCAATTCGCGAAACTACACTAGTCGTAAGCGCCAAATCCAACCGACGATGTCGCTGATCCGCCGCAGCAACGTGTTCGACCCCTTCTCCCTCGACCTCTGGGACCCCTTCGACGGCTTCCCCTTCGgctccggcggcagcagcagcggcagcatctTCCCGTCCTTCCCGCGCGGCGCCTCCTCCGAGACCGCGGCCTTCGCCGGCGCGCGGATCGACTGGAAGGAGACGCCCGAGGCGCACGTGTTCAAGGCGGACGTGCCGGGGCTGAAGAAGGAGGAGGtcaaggtggaggtggaggacggCAACATCCTGCAGATCAGCGGCGAGCGCAACaaggagcaggaggagaagaCGGACCAGTGGCACCGCGTGGAGCGCAGCAGCGGCAAGTTCCTCCGCAGGTTCCGCCTCCCCGACAACGCCAAGCCGGAGCAGATCAAGGCGTCCATGGAGAACGGCGTGCTCACCGTCACGGTTCCCAAGGAGGAGGCCAAGAAGCCCGACGTCAAGTCCATCCAGATCTCCGGCTAGGCATCGCCGGCGTGCCGCGTGCGCGACGGAGAGGAGCACGGCGGGGTTTTCGCTTTGGCCTGGTTTGTCTGTCGTGAAGGAGCAAATAAAATCGGGTCCGGTTGAGTCCAGTGTGTGTCCGTGTCTGTCTTGAACAGTCGTGTGTCGCGTCGTGTCCCTGGGTCAGTGTGTTGTTCCAGTGCGCCGTTCATCAGCCGATCAGCGTCTGTACCGGTCTTTTGCTACTAGTTAAGTGATGAATACTATAATCTGTTAATACGTGATCTGTGTGATGCATTCTGTGCTTTAATTTGATTGAGTTTGGGTATTACTACCTGACAAGATTAGAAACCATACAAGCACCTTTCGAATTTCGTAACTCTCACTGGCGGATTTAACCCCTCTAGCCGCCAATGCTCGTTGCCGAAAACCTAAAgttttttatatgttttcaaTGATTGAAGAGTTTTTCTTTAGCAATATATAGAATTCTGTTTTTTTCAAtgatttaaaaatagtttttctttagTAAATGCTCTTTTTAGACTAAATTCTTTTGTTCCTCGATGCTCAATCAAAACCCCCTTTTTTAAGACGGAATCTTCCTCCGGGTTCCCATATTCGTCCTCTGAGTCTTCCTCTAAAGTCACATGTTCGTCCTCTGAGTCTTCCTCTAAAGTGCCATATTTATCCTCTCGGGGCCTATATTTGTTCTCTGGACTCCCATATTCGTCCTCGGATTCCTCCTCTCGAGTCCTATATTCGTCCTCTAGGATTCCATATTCATCTTCTAGGGTTACATATTCGTTCTCTGGGATCCCATATTCATCTTCTAGGGTTTCATACTCCTCCTCTCGAGTCCTATATTCGTCTTCTAGGGTTTTACATTCTTCCTCTCGGGTCCTATATTCGTTTTCTGGGCTCCCGTATTCGTTCTCTGAGTCTTTCTCTCGAGCTAGAGGCTAGGTTTGGGTTGGACTTTTTCTGTATCTATCTAAGATTATTGTAGCTTGCAGTGACTTTagaatattactccctccgttccttatTATAGGGCGTGGCTGTTGTAGTTGCAAAGACCAATAAAACCGTTTAAATATCAGTTACGCTGATTTAATTCTCTCTGTTCGAAATAAAACCGTTTAAATATCAGTTACGCTGATTTAATTCTCTCTGTTCGAAGAGCGACGTTTAGGTAGTTGCGCGGTAGATACGCTAGCATTAACCACCATGCAGCGTGCGCTCGACCTGCACTTTCCGCGTGAATAGCCaacatgcatgcagatgcattTTTGCTAGCGCGCTTTGCTCGCCTGGCATAACGCCATGTATGGATTGTTTTGATTCAAAAATTTGGAAagcctcatgcatgcatgcttgatcGAAAATTTGGATGGCGCCATCAGCGA from Oryza glaberrima chromosome 3, OglaRS2, whole genome shotgun sequence carries:
- the LOC127767066 gene encoding 17.9 kDa class I heat shock protein, translating into MSLIRRSNVFDPFSLDLWDPFDGFPFGSGGSSSGSIFPSFPRGASSETAAFAGARIDWKETPEAHVFKADVPGLKKEEVKVEVEDGNILQISGERNKEQEEKTDQWHRVERSSGKFLRRFRLPDNAKPEQIKASMENGVLTVTVPKEEAKKPDVKSIQISG